A genomic window from Armatimonadota bacterium includes:
- the lonC gene encoding Lon family ATP-dependent protease, whose amino-acid sequence MRTGRVRRRKVVTAATRSDLKRRVGAMFGVLSDVYGPERLVMKAGKLEALTLMRSQRLGDRVAALQRLVYDDPTIEAPRSDREIPGILADVQEELADLVAQRRFADELERRVNERMNQRQEEYLAEIRMQLLREAGGPENAATRRKLEELDALERVRLSQSALEALRPRRLREVVGQTRAVRALLAKLATPYPQHTILYGPPGVGKTTVARLVLEEARRLPYTPFADDAPFVEVDGSTLRWDHREVTNPLLGSVHDPIYQGSRRDFADTGVPEPKLGLVTRAHGGVLFIDEIGEMDPLLQAKLLKVLEDKRVTFESSYYDPDDPNVPAYIKRLFEQGAPADFVLIGATTREPDEISPTLRSRCAEVFFDPLSQSDVERIVIQAARRLGVTLSPGIPRTIATYTVEGRKAVNLLADAYGVALYRRRSRRGGRVRITDGDVMEVIRTARLAPYTAVRASDTPEIGKAFGLSVYHYLGAIVEVEAAVFPIAPRGRGTVRFNETAGTMAKDSVFNAISVLRRLHGIDLTHHDVHVNVVGGGLIDGPSLGLAITAALASAAQGRPALQNVALSGEISIQGRVRGVGGIAEKIYGARQAGMRKVVLPDENRPDVPSDVQGVQVVFVQTVQEALPHVLVPPDRRLRS is encoded by the coding sequence TTGAGAACGGGAAGGGTTCGCAGGCGCAAGGTGGTGACGGCGGCCACGCGGTCCGACCTCAAGCGCCGCGTCGGCGCGATGTTCGGCGTGCTCAGCGACGTGTACGGCCCGGAACGTCTGGTCATGAAAGCCGGCAAGCTCGAGGCGCTGACGCTGATGCGTTCGCAGCGCCTGGGCGACCGCGTGGCGGCGCTGCAGAGACTGGTCTACGACGACCCCACGATCGAGGCTCCCCGTTCGGACCGGGAGATCCCGGGCATCCTCGCCGATGTCCAGGAAGAACTGGCCGACCTGGTGGCCCAGCGCCGTTTCGCCGATGAGCTCGAGCGCCGGGTCAACGAACGCATGAACCAGAGGCAGGAGGAGTACCTGGCGGAGATCCGGATGCAGTTGCTGCGTGAAGCCGGTGGGCCGGAGAACGCGGCGACGCGCCGGAAGCTTGAGGAGCTGGACGCGCTGGAGCGGGTCCGGCTGTCGCAGTCCGCGCTGGAGGCGCTGCGGCCGCGGCGTCTGCGCGAGGTCGTGGGGCAGACCCGGGCCGTGCGCGCGCTGCTGGCCAAGCTGGCCACCCCGTATCCCCAACACACGATCCTGTACGGCCCGCCCGGCGTGGGCAAGACGACCGTCGCGCGGCTGGTCCTGGAGGAGGCGCGCCGCCTGCCTTACACCCCGTTCGCAGATGACGCGCCGTTCGTCGAGGTGGATGGCTCGACGTTGCGCTGGGACCACCGCGAGGTCACGAACCCGCTGCTCGGATCGGTGCACGACCCGATCTACCAGGGGTCGCGGCGTGACTTCGCCGACACCGGTGTCCCCGAGCCGAAACTCGGCCTGGTCACGCGGGCACACGGCGGCGTCCTGTTCATCGACGAGATCGGCGAGATGGATCCGTTGCTGCAGGCGAAACTGCTGAAGGTACTGGAGGACAAGCGGGTGACGTTCGAGTCCAGCTACTACGACCCCGACGACCCCAACGTGCCTGCCTACATCAAGCGCCTGTTCGAACAGGGCGCGCCCGCGGACTTCGTGCTCATCGGGGCCACCACCCGAGAGCCGGACGAGATCAGTCCGACGCTGCGGTCCCGGTGCGCGGAGGTGTTCTTCGACCCGCTGTCGCAGTCCGACGTCGAGAGGATCGTGATCCAGGCGGCGCGACGGCTGGGCGTGACGTTGAGCCCCGGCATCCCGCGGACGATCGCGACGTACACGGTCGAGGGGCGTAAGGCCGTGAACTTGCTGGCCGACGCCTACGGCGTCGCGCTGTACCGCCGCCGCTCCCGCAGGGGCGGCCGCGTGCGCATCACCGACGGGGACGTGATGGAGGTCATCCGCACCGCGCGGCTGGCGCCGTACACCGCGGTGCGCGCCTCGGACACCCCGGAGATCGGGAAGGCGTTCGGGCTGAGCGTGTATCACTACCTGGGTGCGATCGTCGAGGTGGAGGCGGCGGTGTTCCCGATCGCCCCCCGCGGCCGGGGCACCGTGCGCTTCAACGAGACCGCCGGCACGATGGCCAAGGACTCGGTGTTCAACGCGATCTCGGTCCTCCGCCGCCTGCACGGGATCGACCTCACGCACCACGACGTCCACGTCAACGTCGTGGGCGGCGGGTTGATCGACGGTCCCAGCCTGGGGCTGGCGATCACCGCGGCCCTGGCCAGCGCCGCCCAGGGTCGCCCAGCGCTGCAGAACGTGGCGCTCAGCGGTGAAATCAGCATCCAGGGCCGCGTCCGCGGCGTCGGCGGCATCGCCGAGAAGATTTACGGCGCGCGCCAGGCCGGGATGCGCAAGGTCGTCCTGCCGGACGAAAACCGGCCGGACGTCCCTTCCGACGTACAGGGGGTGCAGGTGGTCTTCGTGCAGACGGTGCAAGAGGCTCTGCCCCACGTCCTCGTACCCCCGGACCGCCGCCTGCGTTCGTAG